From Roseburia hominis, the proteins below share one genomic window:
- a CDS encoding ABC transporter ATP-binding protein — MEILRVEDLCKTYGEGENAVHALDHVSFEVERGEFVAIVGSSGSGKSTLLHLIGGVDYPTSGKVRVGGVDVYAQNEEELAIFRRRQVGLIYQFYNLIPVLNVRENMSLPVLMDGRKVNEKRMEELLTLLKLKKREKHLPNQLSGGQQQRVSIGRALLNAPALLLADEPTGNLDSENSKEIMELLRYSNAIYHQTVIVITHDENIALQADRVIALEDGKIVKDEVIRR; from the coding sequence ATGGAAATATTACGGGTGGAAGACCTTTGCAAGACCTATGGAGAAGGAGAAAATGCGGTTCATGCGCTGGATCATGTGTCATTTGAGGTGGAGCGCGGAGAATTTGTGGCGATCGTAGGCTCCTCCGGCTCCGGAAAATCTACGCTTTTGCATTTGATCGGAGGGGTGGACTATCCGACTTCCGGAAAGGTGCGGGTAGGAGGAGTGGACGTATATGCACAGAACGAGGAGGAGCTGGCTATTTTCCGAAGAAGGCAGGTGGGACTTATCTACCAGTTCTACAACCTGATTCCGGTGCTGAATGTGCGGGAAAATATGTCCCTTCCGGTACTGATGGACGGAAGAAAAGTGAATGAAAAACGAATGGAAGAACTGCTCACACTTCTGAAGCTGAAAAAGCGGGAGAAGCATCTGCCAAACCAGCTCTCAGGAGGCCAGCAGCAGAGAGTCTCCATCGGGCGGGCTCTTCTCAACGCCCCGGCGCTCCTTCTCGCTGACGAGCCTACTGGAAATCTGGATTCGGAGAACAGCAAGGAGATCATGGAGCTTCTCAGGTACTCCAACGCTATTTACCATCAGACGGTGATCGTCATTACCCACGATGAAAATATTGCGCTGCAGGCGGATCGTGTCATTGCCCTTGAGGACGGCAAGATTGTGAAAGATGAGGTGATCCGCAGATGA
- a CDS encoding HAMP domain-containing sensor histidine kinase, with product MWIFRNREIKRQIGILALGTAFCVVAGALCARENAAWAAGFALFCSLFWCVIYLRKEYVRYRGMRQMAEQIDEILHGEEILELEHFKEGDLEILRDEVHKMTVKLKEQTEQLRRDKTALADALADISHQIRTPLTALSLLLARLASMEMAEDAAGRKRLIREARQMLDKIEWLVTALLKMSKLDAGAIVLNKEQILLPEFLEEVRKPFEITMDVHEKSWLVTGAEGKSFCGDYAWTLEAVQNVVKNGLEYTPDGGKLVVSCAENPLYTEIRITDSGKGIPSEDMPHLFERFYRGKNAGQGSFGIGLALAQMILSRENAVIQAQNAPEGGGQFRIRFYKMVL from the coding sequence ATGTGGATATTCAGAAATAGAGAGATAAAACGCCAGATTGGAATTCTTGCTCTGGGAACTGCATTTTGCGTAGTGGCAGGGGCGCTGTGCGCGAGGGAAAATGCTGCCTGGGCGGCAGGTTTTGCCCTCTTTTGCAGCCTGTTCTGGTGTGTGATTTATCTGCGGAAGGAGTATGTGCGCTACCGGGGAATGCGGCAGATGGCGGAGCAGATTGATGAGATTCTTCACGGCGAGGAGATTCTGGAGCTGGAGCATTTTAAGGAGGGTGACCTGGAGATTCTGCGGGACGAAGTACATAAGATGACGGTGAAATTGAAAGAACAGACCGAGCAGCTTCGAAGGGACAAGACTGCTCTTGCCGACGCGCTGGCAGACATTTCCCACCAGATTCGCACGCCCTTGACAGCTTTAAGCCTCCTGCTGGCGCGGCTTGCGAGTATGGAAATGGCGGAAGATGCGGCCGGAAGGAAGAGACTGATCCGGGAGGCAAGGCAGATGCTTGATAAGATCGAGTGGCTGGTGACGGCGCTGCTTAAGATGTCCAAATTGGACGCCGGAGCGATTGTGCTTAACAAGGAACAGATCTTGCTGCCGGAATTTTTGGAGGAGGTCCGGAAACCATTTGAAATCACCATGGACGTTCATGAGAAGAGCTGGCTTGTCACAGGTGCAGAGGGCAAATCCTTCTGCGGAGATTATGCATGGACGCTGGAGGCGGTGCAGAATGTGGTGAAAAATGGTCTGGAATATACCCCGGACGGGGGAAAACTCGTGGTGAGCTGTGCGGAGAACCCGCTGTATACGGAAATCCGGATCACGGATTCCGGGAAAGGAATTCCATCGGAGGATATGCCGCATCTGTTTGAGCGGTTCTATAGAGGAAAAAATGCGGGGCAGGGCAGCTTTGGAATCGGGCTTGCACTGGCGCAGATGATCCTTTCCAGGGAGAATGCGGTGATTCAGGCGCAGAATGCCCCGGAGGGAGGCGGACAGTTCCGAATCCGGTTCTATAAAATGGTGTTGTAA
- a CDS encoding response regulator transcription factor has product MDTKVLLIEDDAAIVENLTEFLKGEGFLVTAVDGQQKALRKLMEEPVQLVLLDVTLAEGNGYSTCTAIKLKYDIPVIFLTALGDEFSVVTGLDMGADDYVSKPFRPRELVSRMRSVLRRTGKATHIVQIRDLSVDVEKGVITRGEQEIFLSALEYRLFLVFLNNRGRILSRTQLLEEIWDIAGEFVNDNTLTVYIKRLREKIEHDAQNPEIIRTVRGLGYRMEA; this is encoded by the coding sequence AGGTATTATTAATAGAAGACGATGCGGCGATTGTGGAGAACCTGACGGAATTCCTCAAGGGAGAAGGCTTTTTGGTTACCGCCGTGGACGGGCAGCAGAAGGCGCTTAGGAAGCTTATGGAGGAACCGGTGCAGCTCGTACTTTTGGACGTGACCCTGGCAGAGGGGAATGGGTACAGTACCTGCACGGCTATCAAGCTGAAATATGATATTCCGGTCATTTTCCTAACGGCGCTGGGAGATGAATTCTCCGTAGTGACGGGACTGGATATGGGCGCAGACGATTATGTCAGCAAGCCTTTCAGGCCCCGGGAACTGGTGTCCCGTATGCGCTCAGTCCTCAGAAGGACGGGAAAAGCGACGCATATCGTGCAGATCCGGGACTTAAGCGTAGATGTGGAAAAAGGAGTGATCACAAGAGGCGAGCAGGAGATTTTCCTATCGGCCCTGGAATACCGCCTGTTCCTGGTGTTCCTGAATAACCGGGGGAGAATCCTCTCCCGGACGCAGTTATTGGAGGAGATCTGGGATATTGCGGGAGAGTTCGTCAACGATAATACGCTGACTGTTTACATCAAGCGGCTGCGGGAGAAGATTGAGCATGATGCGCAGAATCCTGAGATTATCCGCACGGTGCGCGGACTGGGATATCGAATGGAGGCGTAG